One Nitrospina watsonii DNA segment encodes these proteins:
- a CDS encoding methyltransferase family protein encodes MIGDAGMTFLDAAHLWVWANFLVYLSVFAVALYINYNFTTLMVGVIYLLPLLPWGLDADNAGRFLLVSFQNLVFGVIEVVIFVITVKPRDATFDREHIQQLIGHVLPIAAALIGLSFVARMSTVPLSGVEMGVIVAVFLLGSILRVLAVYQLGATAFKFDIVFRDDQQLKTSHLYRFVRHPSYTAMMIVILAYALTTHSWLAGVLGLLSAAFGFQYRIHYEEKGLRDKFGEDYLHYRRRTGMWLPRWRRLRQGE; translated from the coding sequence ATGATCGGGGACGCGGGCATGACCTTTCTGGATGCCGCCCACCTGTGGGTGTGGGCCAACTTCCTGGTGTACCTGTCGGTTTTTGCCGTGGCCCTGTACATCAATTACAACTTCACGACCCTCATGGTGGGTGTGATCTACCTGTTGCCGCTGCTGCCTTGGGGACTCGATGCGGACAATGCGGGGCGCTTCCTGCTGGTGTCGTTCCAGAACCTGGTGTTCGGCGTCATCGAGGTGGTCATCTTCGTCATCACCGTCAAGCCCCGCGACGCGACGTTCGACCGCGAGCACATCCAGCAACTGATCGGCCATGTGTTGCCGATTGCGGCGGCGTTGATCGGGCTGTCCTTCGTCGCCCGCATGAGCACGGTGCCGTTGAGCGGCGTGGAGATGGGTGTCATCGTGGCGGTATTTCTTTTGGGATCGATCCTGCGCGTGCTGGCGGTGTATCAGCTGGGGGCGACGGCGTTCAAGTTCGACATTGTGTTCCGTGACGACCAGCAGTTGAAGACCAGCCACCTCTACCGCTTTGTGCGCCATCCCTCCTACACGGCGATGATGATCGTGATTCTGGCTTATGCCCTGACCACCCATAGCTGGCTGGCGGGAGTGCTGGGACTGCTGTCGGCGGCGTTCGGCTTCCAGTACCGGATTCATTACGAGGAAAAAGGCTTGCGGGACAAATTCGGCGAGGATTATCTCCACTACCGCCGCCGCACGGGCATGTGGCTGCCGCGCTGGCGACGCCTCAGGCAGGGCGAGTGA
- a CDS encoding ATP-dependent Clp protease adaptor ClpS — MTTETLPETEIETLPEAPDTVVIPDSRNRTGYMPLYRVIMWDDDVTTMEFVIRMLFRVFGKDYPSAERLMLEVHYSGHAHVDTLPLERAEFKVDQVHKAAALENYPFRCTIEPL, encoded by the coding sequence ATGACTACCGAAACCTTACCAGAAACCGAAATAGAAACCCTTCCAGAAGCGCCGGATACTGTTGTCATACCCGATTCGCGCAATCGCACGGGATACATGCCGTTGTACAGGGTGATCATGTGGGACGACGACGTCACCACCATGGAGTTCGTCATCCGCATGCTGTTCCGGGTGTTCGGAAAAGATTACCCCAGCGCCGAACGGCTCATGCTGGAGGTGCATTACTCCGGCCATGCGCATGTGGACACCCTGCCGCTGGAACGGGCCGAGTTCAAAGTGGACCAGGTCCACAAAGCTGCGGCGCTGGAGAATTATCCGTTCCGCTGCACCATCGAGCCCTTGTAA
- a CDS encoding YraN family protein gives MTQGRLDFGREGEKAAVRHLKSQGYRILETNYRSSAGEIDIIGEHHQALVFIEVKSRADTEKGHPAEALTAHKQRKIGQVARQFLVQHKVTGRTCRFDVVAITGDPENPVEWKIEVIQDAFRL, from the coding sequence ATGACTCAAGGCAGACTGGATTTCGGCCGGGAAGGGGAGAAGGCGGCGGTGCGCCATCTCAAAAGCCAGGGTTACCGCATCCTCGAAACCAACTACCGGTCCAGCGCCGGAGAGATCGACATCATCGGCGAACACCACCAGGCCCTGGTGTTCATCGAAGTCAAGTCCCGCGCCGATACGGAAAAGGGGCATCCCGCCGAGGCCCTGACCGCGCACAAGCAGCGCAAGATCGGGCAGGTGGCGCGGCAGTTTCTGGTGCAGCATAAAGTGACCGGTCGCACCTGCCGTTTCGATGTCGTCGCCATCACCGGCGACCCGGAAAATCCTGTAGAATGGAAAATAGAGGTGATTCAGGATGCCTTTAGATTGTAG
- a CDS encoding NifU family protein, with protein sequence MNSILKKLTNLFGPGSRDAETAETASTTTAPAAPDMTEAPLRRRVIQAPILIEQDPTHRKSDKVLIKAELSGMRDSLKLMVNRPLFEGYSWHFASFESAAGSRLAEAVFSVEKVETLLVQGSTAVVTRTEAASVEQWKAFAEQLGAAMREAIESGEPLISDAIKQSIPEEDVVRLDIQKVIDGEVNPGVAAHGGLIVLKKVEGNTVHIVMGGGCQGCSAADLTLKQGIHNAFRTAVPYVGAILDETDHAAGTNPYFS encoded by the coding sequence GTGAATTCCATATTGAAAAAACTAACGAATCTGTTCGGGCCCGGCAGCCGGGATGCGGAGACTGCGGAAACCGCTTCGACTACGACCGCGCCCGCTGCGCCGGACATGACTGAAGCGCCGCTCCGGCGGCGGGTGATCCAGGCCCCGATACTCATTGAGCAGGACCCCACTCATCGTAAATCCGACAAGGTGCTGATCAAGGCGGAACTTTCCGGCATGCGGGATTCCCTGAAGCTGATGGTCAACCGGCCGTTGTTCGAAGGCTACTCCTGGCATTTTGCGTCGTTTGAAAGTGCCGCCGGGTCGCGTCTCGCCGAGGCGGTGTTCAGCGTCGAGAAGGTCGAGACCCTGCTGGTGCAGGGTTCCACGGCGGTGGTCACGCGCACCGAGGCGGCGTCGGTGGAACAGTGGAAGGCGTTTGCGGAGCAGTTGGGCGCGGCCATGCGCGAAGCCATCGAGTCCGGCGAGCCGTTGATTTCCGACGCCATCAAACAATCGATTCCGGAAGAAGACGTCGTGCGCCTGGACATTCAGAAAGTGATCGATGGCGAGGTGAACCCCGGTGTGGCGGCGCACGGCGGATTGATCGTGCTGAAAAAAGTCGAGGGCAACACCGTACACATCGTCATGGGCGGCGGGTGCCAGGGATGCAGCGCGGCGGACCTGACCTTGAAGCAGGGGATCCATAACGCGTTCCGCACCGCGGTGCCTTATGTCGGCGCGATTCTGGACGAAACCGACCATGCGGCCGGAACCAATCCCTATTTTTCCTGA
- a CDS encoding helicase — protein sequence MPKLNRFQIRIETGKTGTQQPVYFTINNHKVPFEECKGDVGPGQTFESGFDVSSFAHSMTLVGPEAGTWDIDKIKVDFDCEGTQPYSATFGHVELDEATEVNIWQDPPLPTWDV from the coding sequence ATGCCGAAATTGAACCGATTCCAAATCCGCATCGAGACCGGAAAAACAGGGACGCAGCAACCTGTTTATTTCACCATCAACAACCACAAGGTGCCCTTTGAGGAATGCAAGGGGGATGTGGGGCCCGGCCAGACCTTTGAGAGCGGGTTCGACGTGTCCAGCTTTGCGCATTCCATGACGCTGGTGGGGCCGGAGGCGGGGACGTGGGACATCGACAAGATCAAAGTGGATTTTGATTGCGAGGGCACACAACCGTATTCAGCCACCTTCGGTCACGTCGAACTGGATGAGGCCACGGAAGTGAACATCTGGCAAGATCCGCCGCTGCCTACCTGGGATGTTTGA
- a CDS encoding DUF3108 domain-containing protein codes for MGFLVAVELFAAYLPLFAQPAGQLQHVINPKGEYSLYSPQGDIRRFNGEVLKWDVNFLFFTNSASVEVKFFKEDNVYHSTLLAETKGFVGFFTAYRKHFYHSKFDIIDEGNRVRTSRFIRQVIVGDRVEETSHILDYGSRNHFWMDYVNKNMEDQGREDIPKGIYFDDILAAFYNFRNEVYGKVDKGKGYFINTIPEKSMKAIQVYIYTDEEKRNAANSDALKPQNEYLIKIKIPKDVFKTKDGELIFWTSPHLIPLETTIKNYILLGDLHGKFRGGVFPASNDVAEVTHDQSQSQ; via the coding sequence ATGGGATTTCTGGTAGCTGTGGAGCTGTTTGCCGCCTACCTGCCCCTGTTCGCCCAACCCGCCGGGCAACTTCAGCATGTGATCAACCCCAAAGGGGAATACAGTCTGTACAGCCCGCAGGGGGACATCCGCCGCTTCAACGGCGAGGTTCTGAAATGGGACGTGAACTTCCTGTTTTTCACCAACTCCGCCTCGGTCGAAGTCAAGTTCTTCAAGGAAGACAACGTTTACCACTCCACCCTGCTGGCGGAAACCAAGGGCTTCGTCGGATTCTTCACCGCCTACCGCAAGCACTTTTACCATTCCAAGTTCGACATCATCGACGAGGGCAACCGGGTGCGCACCTCCCGCTTCATCCGCCAGGTTATCGTCGGTGACCGGGTGGAGGAAACCAGCCACATCCTTGATTACGGCAGCCGCAACCATTTCTGGATGGACTACGTAAACAAGAACATGGAAGACCAGGGCCGGGAAGACATTCCCAAGGGCATCTATTTCGACGACATCCTGGCCGCCTTCTACAACTTCCGCAACGAGGTCTATGGCAAGGTGGACAAGGGCAAAGGTTACTTCATCAACACCATCCCGGAAAAAAGCATGAAGGCCATCCAGGTCTATATTTATACCGATGAAGAAAAACGCAACGCCGCCAACAGCGATGCTCTCAAGCCGCAGAATGAGTATCTGATCAAGATCAAGATCCCCAAGGACGTCTTCAAAACCAAGGACGGCGAATTGATTTTCTGGACCTCCCCACACCTCATTCCGCTGGAGACCACCATCAAAAATTACATTCTCTTAGGGGACCTGCACGGAAAATTCCGGGGCGGAGTGTTCCCGGCCTCGAACGACGTCGCCGAAGTCACACACGATCAATCGCAGAGCCAGTAG
- a CDS encoding sulfurtransferase TusA family protein, translating to MDLKSLDIPPEVRQELEDFAAEVERLEKGEVSEEEFKRFRLQHGIYGQRQPGQVQMIRTKLPLGRYSTEQMIALADFADKYSNKVLHVTTRQDIQFHFVALEDVPQGLQDLAAHGITTREACGNTVRNVTACHKAGTCKEETFDVLPYARAVSRFLLRHPLTQNLPRKFKISVGGCNGCGLSPIHDIGLNGVVREGQRGFRMVIGGGLGSSPRLARHFSDFVAAEDLLRTCEAVIRVFDQHGDKKNRNKARFKYVLDKYGVDKTRALVEEQFQKLEGKTFPAIDVPGESIPAIRDFTPNRDFDNDPDFKNWVQRNTSPQRQDGFYNVHIKLQLGDLTSEHARVIAHVVDQVAGGQLVNTVHQNIMIPWVKPDAFGNIFAELKKIGQHKAGTEELKDMTCCPGSETCNLGITHSRGLINQLTEDVENLYTGSNDLDAISIKASGCPNSCGQHHIADIGFSGGAKKVNGVLAPHYEMMLGGRISESGAQFGEHVVKIPAKNVPLATRRTVDAYKRDRKNDESFPQFYDRVGKGYFGELLSDLKELPSITESPQSYVDYHSTEKFTLDDRGQGECAGAVTDMITDHLSEAERALFQSTRAFEKELIADSVRQANRSLALAARALLVTEGMDFEDNLETMSKFESLIVETGIVAETHAGVVERFQKDPESADADFAQGMIDESKALIDECRKAYTKMQTEKSLRIRVTDEIAEQKKKAPSTPGNGSATATAAAVDAKIDLKGVKCPFNYVKTKLKLETMNSGQKLEVLLDDGEPAENVPRSVQNDGHKLVSHVQDNGHHIIVIEKA from the coding sequence ATGGACTTAAAATCATTGGACATCCCGCCGGAAGTCCGGCAGGAGCTGGAAGATTTTGCGGCGGAGGTAGAACGCCTCGAAAAGGGCGAAGTCAGCGAAGAGGAATTCAAACGCTTCCGCCTGCAACACGGCATTTACGGCCAGCGCCAGCCCGGCCAGGTGCAGATGATCCGCACCAAGCTCCCGCTCGGTCGCTACAGCACCGAGCAGATGATCGCGCTGGCGGATTTCGCGGACAAGTATTCGAACAAAGTCCTGCACGTCACCACTCGGCAGGACATCCAGTTCCACTTCGTGGCCCTGGAAGACGTGCCTCAGGGATTGCAGGACCTGGCCGCGCATGGCATCACCACGCGCGAAGCCTGCGGCAACACCGTGCGCAATGTCACCGCCTGCCACAAGGCGGGAACCTGCAAGGAAGAAACCTTCGACGTGCTGCCTTACGCACGCGCCGTCTCGCGCTTTCTGTTGCGGCATCCATTGACGCAGAACCTGCCGCGCAAATTCAAGATCAGCGTCGGTGGCTGCAATGGCTGCGGCCTGTCTCCCATCCACGACATCGGCCTGAACGGCGTGGTGCGCGAGGGTCAACGCGGATTCCGCATGGTCATCGGCGGCGGTCTCGGGTCCTCGCCACGGCTGGCCCGGCACTTCTCCGATTTCGTCGCAGCGGAAGACCTGTTGCGCACCTGCGAAGCGGTCATCCGCGTGTTCGATCAGCACGGCGACAAGAAAAACCGCAACAAGGCGCGTTTCAAATATGTGCTCGATAAATACGGCGTCGACAAAACCCGCGCCCTGGTCGAGGAGCAATTCCAGAAACTGGAAGGCAAAACGTTCCCAGCCATCGACGTGCCCGGCGAAAGCATTCCGGCGATTCGCGACTTCACCCCCAACCGGGACTTCGACAACGACCCGGATTTCAAAAACTGGGTGCAGCGCAACACCTCGCCGCAGCGGCAGGACGGGTTTTACAACGTGCACATCAAATTGCAGCTGGGCGACCTGACCAGCGAGCACGCCCGCGTCATCGCCCACGTGGTGGACCAGGTGGCGGGCGGGCAACTGGTGAACACCGTGCACCAGAACATCATGATCCCGTGGGTGAAACCAGACGCCTTCGGCAACATTTTCGCCGAGCTCAAAAAAATCGGCCAGCACAAGGCGGGCACCGAAGAGTTGAAGGACATGACCTGCTGTCCGGGGTCGGAGACCTGCAACCTCGGCATCACCCATTCGCGCGGCCTCATCAACCAGCTCACCGAAGACGTCGAAAACCTGTACACCGGTTCGAACGATCTCGACGCCATTTCGATCAAGGCCAGCGGCTGCCCCAACTCCTGCGGCCAGCACCACATCGCCGACATCGGGTTTTCCGGCGGCGCGAAGAAGGTCAACGGCGTGCTGGCGCCGCATTACGAAATGATGCTGGGCGGACGCATCTCGGAGTCAGGCGCGCAGTTTGGCGAACACGTCGTCAAGATCCCGGCCAAGAACGTGCCTTTGGCCACGCGCCGCACCGTGGACGCCTACAAGCGCGACCGCAAGAACGACGAATCGTTCCCGCAATTTTATGACCGCGTCGGCAAGGGGTACTTCGGCGAACTGCTTTCGGACCTCAAGGAACTGCCGTCCATCACCGAGTCGCCGCAGTCGTACGTCGATTACCATTCGACCGAAAAGTTCACGCTCGATGACCGTGGGCAGGGCGAGTGTGCCGGAGCCGTCACCGACATGATCACCGATCACCTTTCCGAAGCCGAGCGCGCCCTGTTCCAGAGCACGCGGGCGTTCGAGAAGGAACTGATTGCCGATTCCGTGCGTCAGGCCAACCGGTCGCTGGCATTGGCGGCACGTGCCTTGCTCGTCACCGAGGGCATGGACTTCGAAGACAACCTCGAAACCATGAGCAAATTCGAGTCGCTGATCGTCGAAACCGGCATCGTCGCGGAAACTCACGCCGGCGTGGTCGAACGCTTCCAGAAAGATCCGGAATCGGCCGATGCCGACTTCGCGCAGGGGATGATCGATGAATCCAAGGCGCTGATCGACGAATGCCGCAAGGCGTACACCAAGATGCAGACCGAGAAGTCCCTGCGTATCCGCGTCACCGACGAGATCGCCGAGCAGAAAAAGAAAGCGCCTTCGACTCCCGGCAACGGTTCCGCCACCGCCACGGCGGCGGCGGTTGACGCCAAGATCGATCTCAAGGGCGTCAAGTGTCCGTTCAATTACGTCAAGACCAAGCTCAAGCTGGAAACCATGAATTCCGGGCAAAAGCTGGAAGTTCTTTTGGACGACGGCGAACCTGCGGAAAACGTTCCCCGCAGCGTCCAGAACGATGGACACAAACTGGTGTCGCACGTGCAGGACAACGGGCACCACATCATCGTCATCGAAAAAGCATAG